In Achromobacter pestifer, the DNA window GAAAGCCGCCGCGCAAAACGGTCCAGCAGCGTGGTCTTGCCCTGGCCCCCGACACCATACATGGATAGAACCTGATAATCCATGTTTGGCATGGCGGGCCAGAGCAGGTTCTCGAACACCTGCAACTCGCCCTCTCGCCCCACAAACGGCAAGTTTCTTAAGCGGCTTGGCAGGGTATGGGAAGGCGCTGGACACATTGGGACGACGCGTCAAGGTTGACTTAGGGGAGCTTCACAAACCTGGCTGCACGCTGTCAAGTCGCCGCGGATTCCACCTGCTACTTTTTTCCTCCCCCAAAAGGATGAAGTATTGCCTGGCTTGGGTCGAAACCAGGCGTTGATGATTCCACTTCGGCCAATGGCCCGACCGCAATCGCGATCTTTCCCCGCACTCCGTGGTTGGGACTCTCCAGCCGCGCATGCGCAATCGGAATCTCGGCAAGCGCATAAACAGCGCCCACGTGCGGCCGCAGCTGGCCGCGCGCCACCAGCGCGCTCAACTCGTCGAGCTTGCCGCGGTTCTGCCGCGTGAACACGAAGTGGTAACTCGCGTTCTTGCCCCAGGCCTGGATCAGGTTTTGCGGCTGGGCTAGGTCCACGATGGAGACGAGCCGCCCCAGCTGCGCAAGCGCATCGGGGCTGCGCGCAAGCGTGTTGCCGCCGATGGTGTCGAATACGACATCGACGCCGCGCCCCCCCGTCTCCCGCATGACGGCGTCGACGTAGTCTTCCTTTTCATAGTCGATGACCACATCGGCGCCCATGCTGCGCGCGAACTCGGCGTTGGCGGCGCGCACGGTCGTGTACACCTGTGCTCCGATGGCCTTCGCCAGCTGGATCGCAACATGGCCGACGCCGCCCGCGCCGCCGTGCACCAGGATGCTCTCCCCGACTCTCAGCCCCGCGCGTACGACCAGCGCTTCCCACGCCGTGCCGCCGACCAGGCTCAGGCTTGCCGCCTCAAGATGGCTGAGCGCGGGCGGCTTCTTCCCGACGATGCCTTCGGCGGCGGCGTGGTACTCGGCATAGCTGCCCGGCCCATCGAAGATTTGCGGGGTGTACCAGACTTCGTCGCCAGCAGCGAAAGCGGTCACGCCCGGCCCGACGGCTTCGACCACGCCCGAAACGTCGTGCCCGGTAATGGCCGGCAACGGCACCAGTTCGGAATAATCGCCGCGCCGGACCTGGTAATCCAGGGGATTGATCGAGGTTGCGTGTACCCGGACCAGGACTTGTCCCGCCTGCGGCACAGGCTTGGGCAGGTCGCGGAGTTCGAACGATTCCGGGCCGCCAAATGATTGGAGTGTCATCGCTTTCATGGTTTTCCTTGATTCGAAAAATAGGGATATCGGGAAATACCGATATTTACCGGCAAAAAAATTACAGCTCTTTCCCGATGATCGAGGCCAGAGCGCTGATGGTTGCTTCGTTCCGCTTGTAATAGGTCCACTGCCCGATGCGTCTGGCTTCGACCAGGCCCGCGCGCTGCAGCGTCGCCAGATAGTCGGACACCGTCGACTGCGACAGCCCCACTCCTTCCTGGATACTGCTGACGCAGACGCCCACCGTATGAACGTCGCCTTCGTCCTGGGGCGGGAAGTTCCTTGCGGGGTCCTTCAGTCCTTTGAGGATCTCAAGACGGGTACGGTTGGAGAGGGCTTTGAATATTTCGAGCAGATCCATGCCGCCATGATATCGGGATTTCCCGATATGTCAATAAATAGGAGTCGCGCCCTACTTGTCGACCGACCGCATGTCGCAAGTCGTCTCCGACGACGAGCAGATACCGCGAAACCACGCCCGCCCACGCGTGCGGTCCTTGGGCGCCAGCGGCTCGAACTTGTCGCTGTTGCGCATCTCGTAGTCCAGCAACAGCCATTCGCCCTCGCAGGCGACGATGCCGCGCAGCGTGGCCCTCTCGGTCAGCCAGTCGCCGCCCAGATCCAGCAGCCGCTCGCTGCCGGCGTCCGGGCGGGCGTAGCCCCGCGCAGACTGGATGCCTACCTGCGCATCCCCCGCTTCGATCCAGCCCTCGCCCCGATACACGGGCCGAGGCTTGCTCTGCTCGTCGCCGGTCTTGTCATCGCTGGCGTTCCTGATCTTGAGCCAGCCGTCGCGCGCCTCGGTCACGTCGAAGGTCACGCTGTAGTAGTCGATGTTGGGATCGGGGCCGTCACCGCGCGTCGTCGGCAGGCTGCCCACCACCGCCGCTTGGGCGGACGCCGCCGCGCGCACCTGGATGGCGGGTTTCACGTCGGTCGTCCAACTGGAGAAGCTGCATGCCGTGGGGCCCGGCGGGGTCCAGGCCGCAAGCTTGGAAGTTGTCTGGGCGCTGATGGCAGGCGACAGGGCCAGCGCGGCAAACGCCAGGAGTATCCGTCGCACAGTCATGGGTTTGATCATGTCGTAGATTGGGCGGGTCAGTTGCTGTTGATCCATTCCTGCGTATCCCGGACGAACCAGGGCAGATTCAAGCGCTCCCCTTCGCCGGACTGTATGGTCAGGCGTTGGTCCGAGGATCCAGGCGTGTTGTTCGTGCCCTGCCCCGTGGACGGGGAGCGGCTGCGGTAGTCCAGCTCGGTTTGCTGGGCAGGTTTATCCGCGCAGGCGGCGATCAAGGCGCACGTGGCCGCGGCGAGGACAGTCCGCAGTGCCGGACGAAGGATCTTCATGATGTTCGGGTTCCTGCTGAAGGCACAGGCCCAGGTGCCGGAAATTCAGGGCCTATAGCCCATACCTTA includes these proteins:
- a CDS encoding zinc-dependent alcohol dehydrogenase family protein, with product MKAMTLQSFGGPESFELRDLPKPVPQAGQVLVRVHATSINPLDYQVRRGDYSELVPLPAITGHDVSGVVEAVGPGVTAFAAGDEVWYTPQIFDGPGSYAEYHAAAEGIVGKKPPALSHLEAASLSLVGGTAWEALVVRAGLRVGESILVHGGAGGVGHVAIQLAKAIGAQVYTTVRAANAEFARSMGADVVIDYEKEDYVDAVMRETGGRGVDVVFDTIGGNTLARSPDALAQLGRLVSIVDLAQPQNLIQAWGKNASYHFVFTRQNRGKLDELSALVARGQLRPHVGAVYALAEIPIAHARLESPNHGVRGKIAIAVGPLAEVESSTPGFDPSQAILHPFGGGKK
- a CDS encoding ArsR/SmtB family transcription factor; the protein is MDLLEIFKALSNRTRLEILKGLKDPARNFPPQDEGDVHTVGVCVSSIQEGVGLSQSTVSDYLATLQRAGLVEARRIGQWTYYKRNEATISALASIIGKEL